The following are from one region of the Mesorhizobium sp. B4-1-4 genome:
- a CDS encoding beta-ketoacyl-ACP synthase III produces MHRVIISGIGAEIPQPVITNEELVESFNSWVDTENERRQATGGTLLQKSDADFIVHASGVRSRHVIEREGILDPTRMAPCIPARPDDVLSLQAEFGIASARKAIAHAGIDPSEIDLVICSSSHQQRPYPAIAIEMQEALGTKGAGFDMGLGCSSAAAALHMAVNLVRSGAHKRILVTTPEIITGHLNFRDRQTHFIFGDASVAMVVEGLALGEKRPERFEVLDTRIWTQMSNNIRTNLGYHTRTAQDDPYMIDLEGNLIKQVGNKVFKEVTVAGHKFIVEFLAEHGLTPQAVRRFWLHQANARMNAMILKLAFGHEVGHDRAPMVLERLGNTAGAGAIVALSENHADMKPGDFGLICAFGAGYSIGGALLRML; encoded by the coding sequence ATGCATCGCGTCATCATCAGCGGCATCGGCGCTGAAATTCCTCAACCTGTCATCACCAATGAAGAGCTGGTCGAAAGCTTCAACAGCTGGGTCGACACCGAGAACGAGCGGCGCCAGGCCACGGGCGGGACGCTGCTGCAGAAGTCGGACGCCGATTTCATCGTCCACGCTTCGGGCGTGCGCAGCCGCCATGTGATCGAACGCGAAGGCATTCTCGACCCGACCCGCATGGCACCGTGCATTCCGGCGCGGCCGGATGACGTCCTGTCGCTGCAGGCCGAGTTCGGCATCGCTTCGGCCAGGAAGGCGATCGCCCATGCCGGCATCGACCCGTCGGAGATAGATCTGGTGATCTGCTCGTCCTCGCATCAGCAAAGGCCATATCCGGCCATCGCCATTGAAATGCAGGAGGCGTTGGGCACCAAAGGGGCCGGCTTCGACATGGGGCTTGGCTGTTCGTCGGCGGCGGCGGCATTGCACATGGCGGTCAATCTGGTGCGCTCGGGCGCGCACAAGCGTATTCTAGTCACCACGCCCGAAATCATCACCGGCCATCTCAATTTCCGCGACCGGCAGACGCATTTCATCTTCGGCGACGCTTCGGTGGCAATGGTGGTGGAGGGGCTCGCTTTGGGCGAAAAGCGGCCGGAACGCTTCGAGGTGCTCGACACCCGCATCTGGACGCAGATGTCGAACAACATCCGCACCAATCTGGGCTACCACACCCGCACCGCCCAGGATGATCCCTACATGATCGACCTGGAGGGCAACCTCATCAAGCAGGTCGGCAACAAGGTGTTCAAGGAAGTCACCGTCGCCGGGCACAAATTCATCGTCGAATTCCTGGCTGAACATGGGCTGACGCCGCAGGCCGTCCGTCGCTTCTGGCTGCACCAGGCCAATGCGCGCATGAACGCGATGATCCTGAAACTGGCGTTCGGCCACGAGGTCGGCCACGACCGCGCGCCGATGGTGCTGGAGCGGCTCGGCAACACGGCGGGCGCCGGCGCCATCGTCGCGCTGTCGGAAAACCATGCCGACATGAAGCCCGGCGATTTCGGCCTGATCTGCGCTTTTGGCGCGGGGTATTCGATAGGCGGCGCGTTGCTGAGGATGCTCTGA